A genomic window from Variovorax paradoxus includes:
- a CDS encoding peptidase domain-containing ABC transporter, which translates to MIKFLLPSQLVADTPDEPGASPYAGALNAAFRAAYPLVKSAAWRSLPISLFGLLPSIFLLQVYDRVLSRSGTSTLAALVSGILFFLCIEFWLRTRRSRLLRNAGAIIDHGVSGALLNSMLGRPLRALEARPASVWHLYFRDVASVRGTVTGGLAQSIFDLPMAIFALIVIGIVALPVLPVVALFLAIMSFLAWWWADEVRSGRVEEVQRGRGLERVTAEICNARETLKAQANDAPTIEMWRKTYNSWLTESFSKNGQIETARDGTTVLLTVFSVVVVTVGAVSVMEQWMTVGGLVASNMLALKALQPVAGLVSNWRSLATAKEAAKRLETVLREPVEKPPTGMTLPQPLGRITLKDVSFSFTETAQQPVLENVDLDIGPGGLHVIVGRNGAGKSTLVKLLSGLYTPTRGIVSIGEYDLSQFGREELSHWISYLSQEVYWFGGSLIDVMRRTAPGQSDEQIVAACKLSGAHDFISRLPDGYRTMVGEGGTGVSVGERRKLALAMSFLRKPSVLVLDEPSNDLDFQSERNLLATLLAVAKVRTVVVVTHSLRIVSAASVVYHVTGLGNVEQGTAAVMVPKLFGVKKPLVALGDAEDGAAGATASRSMA; encoded by the coding sequence ATGATCAAGTTCCTCTTGCCCAGTCAGTTGGTTGCCGACACGCCAGACGAACCTGGCGCCAGTCCCTATGCGGGCGCTTTGAACGCCGCATTCCGAGCGGCCTACCCGCTCGTGAAGAGCGCGGCGTGGCGCTCGCTGCCCATCAGCCTGTTCGGGCTGCTGCCTTCGATCTTTCTGCTGCAGGTGTATGACCGCGTGCTCTCGCGCAGCGGCACCTCGACGCTCGCTGCGCTGGTCAGCGGCATCCTGTTTTTCCTGTGCATCGAGTTCTGGCTGCGTACGCGCCGCTCGCGCCTGCTGCGCAACGCGGGCGCGATCATCGACCACGGTGTTTCTGGCGCGCTGCTGAACTCGATGCTGGGCCGCCCGCTGCGCGCGCTCGAAGCACGGCCTGCTTCTGTGTGGCACCTGTACTTCCGCGACGTGGCCTCGGTGCGCGGCACCGTCACCGGCGGGCTCGCGCAATCGATCTTCGACCTGCCGATGGCCATCTTCGCGCTCATCGTCATCGGCATCGTCGCGCTGCCGGTGCTGCCGGTCGTGGCGCTGTTCCTGGCCATCATGTCTTTCCTCGCGTGGTGGTGGGCCGACGAAGTGCGCTCCGGCCGCGTCGAGGAAGTGCAGCGCGGCCGCGGCCTGGAGCGCGTCACGGCCGAGATCTGCAACGCGCGCGAAACCCTCAAGGCCCAGGCCAACGACGCGCCAACCATCGAGATGTGGCGCAAGACCTACAACTCATGGCTCACCGAGAGCTTCAGCAAGAACGGCCAGATTGAAACCGCGCGCGACGGCACCACCGTGCTGCTCACCGTGTTCTCGGTGGTCGTGGTGACCGTGGGCGCGGTCTCGGTGATGGAGCAGTGGATGACGGTGGGCGGTCTTGTCGCCTCGAACATGCTGGCGCTGAAGGCGCTGCAGCCGGTGGCGGGGCTGGTGTCGAACTGGCGCTCGCTGGCTACCGCCAAGGAAGCCGCCAAGCGGCTCGAAACCGTGCTGCGCGAACCGGTCGAGAAGCCGCCCACGGGCATGACGCTGCCGCAGCCGCTGGGCCGCATCACCCTGAAGGACGTGAGCTTCAGCTTCACCGAAACCGCGCAGCAGCCGGTGCTGGAAAACGTCGACCTCGACATCGGCCCGGGCGGGCTGCACGTGATCGTCGGGCGCAACGGCGCGGGCAAGTCAACGCTGGTGAAGCTGCTGTCGGGCCTGTACACGCCCACGCGCGGCATCGTCAGCATCGGCGAGTACGACCTTTCTCAGTTCGGCCGCGAAGAGCTGTCACACTGGATCAGCTATCTCTCGCAAGAGGTCTACTGGTTCGGCGGTTCGCTCATCGACGTGATGCGCCGCACGGCCCCGGGCCAGAGCGACGAGCAGATTGTTGCGGCCTGCAAGCTCTCGGGCGCGCACGACTTCATCTCGCGGCTGCCCGATGGCTACCGCACCATGGTCGGCGAAGGCGGCACCGGCGTGTCGGTGGGCGAGCGGCGCAAGCTGGCGCTGGCCATGAGCTTCCTGCGCAAGCCCTCGGTGCTGGTGCTCGACGAGCCCAGCAACGACCTCGACTTTCAAAGCGAGCGCAACCTGCTCGCCACGCTGCTCGCGGTGGCCAAGGTGCGCACCGTGGTGGTGGTCACGCATTCGCTGCGCATCGTCTCCGCCGCCAGCGTGGTCTACCACGTCACGGGGCTGGGTAATGTGGAGCAGGGCACGGCCGCGGTGATGGTGCCGAAGTTGTTCGGCGTGAAGAAGCCGCTGGTCGCGCTGGGCGATGCGGAAGACGGTGCAGCGGGGGCCACGGCCTCCCGCTCGATGGCGTGA
- a CDS encoding HlyD family type I secretion periplasmic adaptor subunit, with amino-acid sequence MKSDLPQILQDENDKRAAQTSPQGRRRQWIIGGAIGVLALVGLGFPMETVVVAPGRVIPSDRVKSIQHLEGGIVSNVLVKEGDKVKQGQSLVEIDLGGSGLNLEELTARYAATQATRVRLMAESRGQPLKRESFATDIDEAVFEGETGAYQARALEQRGVMAGAVSGLEQARSKQLEQQAKVKGLSDRLVLAQKELEISEQLLSEKLVGQVEVLEKRRQAESARSELAVARQGVISANASITEAQAKMAEAEGRFRRRASDELATVERQFASLSEDLARARTQRSRTVVKAPSDGIVKGLRNSSPGWVVKPGESILEVVPDEDEIMVEARLNPNDRGFIEVGQQARVKITAYDYLRYGAVDGKVKLVAADADRDPAISSGAPYYRLLISMSQSHVGRDENRITAGMESEVDLRVGTDPFIWYILRPVLKLRREAFREP; translated from the coding sequence TTGAAATCAGATTTGCCGCAGATTCTTCAGGACGAGAACGACAAGCGCGCGGCCCAGACCTCGCCGCAGGGGCGGCGGCGCCAGTGGATCATCGGCGGCGCGATCGGCGTGCTGGCCCTGGTGGGCCTCGGCTTCCCGATGGAAACCGTGGTGGTCGCGCCCGGCCGCGTGATTCCTTCGGACCGCGTCAAGTCGATCCAGCACTTGGAAGGCGGCATCGTCAGCAACGTGCTGGTGAAGGAAGGCGATAAGGTCAAGCAGGGCCAGTCGCTGGTCGAGATCGACCTTGGCGGCAGCGGCCTCAACCTCGAAGAGCTCACGGCCCGCTATGCCGCCACGCAGGCCACCCGCGTGCGCCTCATGGCCGAGAGCCGCGGCCAGCCGCTCAAGCGCGAATCTTTTGCCACCGACATCGATGAAGCTGTGTTCGAAGGCGAGACCGGCGCCTACCAGGCGCGCGCTCTCGAACAGCGCGGCGTGATGGCCGGTGCCGTGTCGGGCCTGGAGCAGGCGCGCAGCAAGCAGCTGGAGCAGCAGGCCAAGGTCAAGGGCCTGAGCGACCGGCTGGTGCTGGCGCAGAAGGAACTCGAAATCTCCGAGCAACTGCTTAGCGAGAAGCTGGTCGGTCAGGTCGAGGTGCTGGAGAAGCGGCGCCAGGCCGAGAGCGCGCGCAGCGAACTCGCGGTGGCGCGCCAGGGCGTGATTTCCGCCAACGCTTCCATTACCGAGGCGCAGGCCAAGATGGCCGAGGCCGAAGGGCGCTTTCGCCGCCGCGCGTCGGACGAGTTGGCCACGGTCGAGCGCCAGTTCGCGAGCCTGAGCGAAGACCTGGCGCGCGCCCGCACCCAGCGCTCGCGCACGGTGGTGAAGGCGCCGTCGGACGGCATCGTCAAGGGCCTGCGCAACTCCAGCCCCGGCTGGGTGGTGAAGCCCGGCGAGTCGATTCTCGAAGTGGTGCCCGACGAGGACGAGATCATGGTCGAGGCGCGGCTCAACCCCAACGACCGCGGCTTCATCGAAGTGGGCCAGCAGGCGCGCGTGAAGATCACCGCCTACGACTACCTGCGCTACGGCGCGGTCGACGGCAAGGTCAAGCTGGTGGCGGCCGACGCCGACCGCGACCCCGCCATCTCCAGCGGCGCGCCGTACTACCGGCTGCTCATCAGCATGTCGCAGTCCCATGTGGGGCGCGACGAGAACCGCATCACCGCCGGCATGGAGTCCGAAGTGGACTTGCGTGTGGGCACCGACCCGTTCATCTGGTACATCCTGCGACCTGTGCTCAAGCTGCGGCGCGAAGCCTTCCGCGAACCATGA
- a CDS encoding TolC family protein → MKYRKPVDLRRMGSGAVCAALCASFALPPAAFAQEQQQQQQEAGATLMLARRLSPPSLGAANYTQQVKQALIALSQEYPEVQTAQAAANTSSYSVDAAKQARYPRFKLGTSSGNYNSGAENAKTQSYTVLTAEARVSLIDGGAMSAAQRAAEAGNQADDEAVITTSQKVVLDALTAYLQVQRFDLKKQIAHKATEVVAEISKAEARRVALGVSGDNDLNMAASRRALVAARESDFEAQRDEALAKFRNYFKFSPNAESLPVLAAPAQWRIGSQEEALHRAESRSTEIAEAQGRIDRAKALADQQDASLYPTIDAVLVKSKDPRGVSPQDPTRAAFELNWNFGNGFDRQLRLKSALAEVANQEAKLEGVKLNLFELTSASWSRTVSGREREKQLMEAVSTAGQAFRGRRRLMEFGRETLPKVLDAQLDYYTLLFDYVDGVFDLRISELRLARTTGELRIDPVGTNGWIDRLFGAPSRQVLTEDGLLAKLCISSNTACASEPVAERSLDAAGANPPLRRTPRLSTP, encoded by the coding sequence ATGAAGTACCGCAAACCGGTCGACCTGCGCCGCATGGGCTCCGGCGCTGTCTGCGCGGCGTTGTGCGCGAGCTTCGCGCTGCCGCCCGCTGCCTTTGCGCAGGAGCAGCAACAACAGCAGCAGGAGGCGGGTGCCACGCTCATGCTCGCACGCCGCCTGTCCCCGCCGTCGCTCGGCGCCGCGAACTACACCCAGCAGGTGAAGCAGGCGCTGATCGCGCTGTCGCAGGAATACCCCGAGGTGCAGACGGCGCAGGCTGCAGCCAACACCAGCAGCTACAGCGTGGACGCGGCCAAGCAGGCGCGCTACCCGCGCTTCAAGCTCGGTACTTCGTCCGGCAACTACAACAGCGGCGCGGAAAACGCCAAGACGCAGAGCTACACCGTGCTCACCGCCGAGGCGCGCGTGAGCCTGATCGACGGTGGCGCCATGAGCGCCGCGCAGCGCGCCGCCGAAGCGGGCAACCAGGCGGACGACGAAGCCGTCATCACCACCTCGCAGAAGGTGGTGCTGGATGCGCTCACCGCCTACCTGCAGGTGCAGCGCTTCGACCTCAAGAAGCAGATTGCGCACAAGGCCACCGAGGTTGTGGCCGAAATCTCCAAGGCCGAGGCCCGCCGCGTGGCGCTGGGCGTGAGTGGGGACAACGACCTGAACATGGCGGCCTCGCGGCGCGCGCTGGTGGCCGCGCGCGAGTCCGACTTCGAGGCGCAGCGCGACGAGGCGCTCGCCAAGTTCCGCAACTACTTCAAGTTCTCGCCCAATGCCGAGTCGCTGCCCGTGCTCGCGGCACCGGCGCAATGGCGCATCGGCTCGCAGGAAGAAGCGCTGCACCGCGCAGAGTCGCGCAGCACCGAGATCGCCGAGGCGCAGGGCCGCATCGACCGCGCCAAGGCGCTGGCCGACCAGCAGGACGCGAGCCTCTATCCGACGATCGACGCCGTGCTTGTGAAGAGCAAAGACCCGCGCGGCGTGTCGCCGCAAGACCCGACGCGCGCGGCCTTCGAGCTCAACTGGAACTTCGGCAACGGCTTCGACCGGCAGCTGCGCCTGAAGTCGGCACTGGCCGAAGTCGCGAACCAGGAAGCCAAGCTCGAAGGCGTGAAGCTCAACCTGTTCGAGCTCACGTCGGCATCGTGGTCGCGCACCGTCTCCGGCCGCGAGCGCGAGAAGCAGCTGATGGAAGCCGTCAGCACCGCCGGCCAGGCCTTCCGTGGTCGCCGCCGCCTGATGGAGTTCGGTCGCGAGACCCTGCCCAAGGTGCTCGACGCGCAACTCGACTACTACACGCTGCTGTTCGACTACGTCGACGGCGTGTTCGACCTGCGCATCTCCGAGCTGCGCCTGGCGCGAACCACCGGCGAACTGCGCATCGACCCGGTGGGCACCAACGGCTGGATCGACCGCCTCTTCGGCGCGCCCAGCCGCCAGGTGCTGACGGAAGACGGCCTGCTGGCAAAGCTCTGTATCTCGAGCAACACGGCCTGCGCGAGCGAGCCGGTGGCCGAGCGCAGCCTGGACGCGGCTGGAGCGAACCCGCCGCTGCGCAGGACCCCGCGCCTTTCGACGCCCTGA
- a CDS encoding sigma 54-interacting transcriptional regulator, producing MNSPASNFDELDLFVWEGKADILDRIARCMASFDVEVIRADGLPPPPQDRGVALRPSVAIISVTVIDSGGLAHATELLQGMPVIWVAAGSRERDSRTYPPEYLHVLPYDFTCAELRTMVAKLVRQLRAREVAPQPPDVLVAHSEAMKGLLAEVGAFADCDHSVLVRGETGVGKERIAQQLHLGHQHYSKGAFVAVNCGAIPDGLFESLFFGHTKGSFTGAVHAHRGYFEQATGGTLFLDEIGDLPRYQQVKLLRVLEDSAVTRLGATAPVRVDFRLVAATNRNLREMVASGEFRADLFYRLAVIELHVPSLEERGEVDKIAIFKALLTNVLGDELETLGETPHWLSDAVAETYFPGNVRQLRNLAERVGVIARQLHAWDQNLIQRAIALTRGTPAPAIFADRNGMGSGGSNGNGSSLDGSADRKGWNSSERNRIIAALEINDWKRQDTAQHLGISRKVLWEKMRKYQILDGEPGIPEDA from the coding sequence ATGAATTCCCCCGCCTCCAACTTCGACGAACTCGACCTCTTTGTCTGGGAAGGCAAAGCCGACATCCTCGACCGCATCGCGCGGTGCATGGCGAGCTTCGACGTGGAGGTGATCCGGGCCGATGGCCTGCCCCCTCCGCCGCAGGATCGCGGTGTGGCGCTGCGTCCCTCGGTGGCGATCATCAGCGTCACGGTCATCGACAGCGGCGGGCTGGCGCATGCCACCGAGCTGCTGCAGGGCATGCCGGTGATCTGGGTCGCGGCAGGTTCGCGCGAGCGTGACTCGCGCACTTATCCGCCCGAATACCTGCACGTGCTGCCGTACGACTTCACCTGCGCGGAGCTGCGCACGATGGTCGCGAAGCTGGTGCGGCAGTTGCGCGCGCGCGAGGTGGCGCCGCAGCCGCCCGATGTGCTGGTGGCGCACTCCGAAGCGATGAAGGGGCTGCTGGCCGAGGTGGGCGCTTTTGCCGACTGCGATCACAGCGTGCTGGTGCGCGGCGAAACGGGCGTGGGCAAGGAGCGCATCGCGCAGCAGCTGCACCTGGGGCATCAGCACTACAGCAAGGGCGCGTTCGTGGCGGTGAACTGCGGCGCGATTCCCGACGGGCTCTTCGAGTCGCTGTTCTTCGGCCACACCAAGGGCTCTTTCACGGGCGCGGTGCACGCGCATCGCGGCTACTTCGAGCAGGCCACGGGCGGCACGCTGTTCCTCGATGAAATCGGCGACCTGCCGCGCTATCAGCAAGTGAAGCTGCTGCGCGTGCTGGAAGACAGTGCGGTCACGCGGCTGGGTGCGACGGCGCCGGTGCGCGTCGACTTCCGGCTGGTGGCGGCCACCAACCGCAACCTGCGCGAGATGGTGGCGAGCGGCGAGTTTCGCGCCGACCTGTTCTACCGGCTCGCGGTGATCGAGCTGCACGTGCCCAGCCTCGAAGAGCGCGGCGAAGTCGACAAGATCGCGATCTTCAAGGCGCTGCTGACCAACGTGCTGGGCGACGAGCTCGAAACGCTCGGCGAAACGCCGCATTGGCTCAGCGACGCGGTGGCCGAGACTTACTTTCCGGGCAACGTGCGGCAGCTGCGCAATCTTGCGGAGCGCGTGGGCGTGATCGCGCGGCAACTGCACGCCTGGGACCAGAACCTGATCCAGCGCGCGATCGCACTCACGCGCGGCACGCCCGCGCCGGCGATCTTCGCCGACCGCAATGGCATGGGCAGCGGCGGCAGCAACGGCAATGGCAGCTCGCTCGACGGCAGCGCCGACCGCAAGGGCTGGAACAGCAGCGAGCGCAACCGCATCATCGCGGCGCTGGAGATCAACGACTGGAAGCGCCAGGACACCGCGCAACACCTGGGCATCAGCCGCAAGGTGCTGTGGGAGAAGATGCGCAAGTACCAGATCCTCGACGGCGAACCGGGCATCCCCGAAGACGCCTGA
- a CDS encoding TadG family pilus assembly protein has product MNAAFRSHSRRTRSRGSVLINTAIAMSLVVITLIGTEIGFIYFMKREFQKTADLAALAGAQQIRGGCAAAITAAQLNANGAPGGSSANMPVGLTLAAGEVQCGYWDKDTSFQTPAVTGPANAVRVAFQKASPTLLSFFTGNRLISVSAVAALGAPLAEFSVGSKLITVSGDSTLGRLLKGIGLDLSGTSLVAYDGLAQAKITPGGLLAALGIPVSADIGVGELNTLLAGRSVALGDLLNAIVTVAGQNSLLSSNIALLQAIQAKLGLTNLMVQLGSLADGPRGLFAQIIAPGGSGSGALNVGVSALDLLYTSIGVATSQHAVDAGLNINLLSLAKVTTQVTVIEPPSIAIGGIGATAYNAQVRTFIHVTTDAGLLGSLLAPLLKLDLPIVLDAVTGTGTITDMCTPALQDPVSGKDRVKFQVTSKIANVCVGKIASTDLFSKSTVCSYPTTLKDMELINVLGLLKVTNHLDLGVLPGPDSQLTLAEGETGTTPVNNLQVGTLVADLVTQLTNLLFGGPAPTGTPSSGDLDKITTQIWDNTVSVCSADTSSCRALRLDQARAVINQNSQASGLLTGLLNGLAGLLTSIANPCSGVILLGGGDVNGCKSMIKDTLSKTTDANTGGKVSNALSVLAGLLKPVLDAVGKLVLTPLLTNVLGINLGQIDVNLKSLDCKGLPMLVY; this is encoded by the coding sequence ATGAACGCCGCATTCCGGAGCCACTCCCGCCGCACGCGATCCCGCGGGTCGGTCCTCATCAACACTGCGATCGCGATGAGTCTGGTCGTCATCACGCTGATCGGCACCGAGATCGGCTTCATTTACTTCATGAAGCGGGAGTTCCAGAAGACGGCGGACCTTGCCGCGCTGGCAGGTGCGCAGCAGATCCGTGGCGGCTGCGCGGCCGCAATCACGGCGGCGCAACTGAACGCCAACGGTGCGCCGGGCGGCTCGAGCGCCAACATGCCGGTGGGGCTGACGCTGGCCGCGGGCGAAGTCCAGTGCGGCTACTGGGACAAGGACACGAGCTTCCAGACGCCCGCCGTCACGGGCCCGGCCAATGCAGTGCGCGTGGCCTTCCAGAAGGCTTCACCCACGCTGCTGTCGTTCTTCACGGGCAACCGGCTCATCAGCGTCAGCGCCGTGGCAGCACTCGGCGCGCCGCTCGCCGAGTTCTCCGTGGGCAGCAAGCTCATCACCGTCAGCGGCGACTCGACGCTGGGGCGGCTGCTCAAGGGCATCGGGCTCGACCTGTCGGGCACCTCCCTGGTGGCCTACGACGGCCTCGCCCAGGCCAAGATCACGCCGGGCGGACTGCTGGCCGCACTGGGCATCCCGGTCTCCGCTGACATTGGCGTGGGCGAGTTGAACACGCTACTCGCGGGCCGCTCCGTGGCGTTGGGCGACCTGCTCAACGCCATCGTGACGGTGGCGGGCCAGAACAGCCTGCTGAGCAGCAACATCGCGCTGCTGCAGGCCATCCAGGCCAAGCTCGGGCTTACCAACCTCATGGTGCAGCTGGGTTCGCTGGCCGACGGTCCCCGCGGGCTGTTCGCGCAGATCATCGCGCCGGGCGGCAGCGGAAGCGGCGCGTTGAACGTGGGCGTGAGCGCACTGGACCTGCTCTACACCTCGATTGGCGTGGCGACCTCGCAGCATGCTGTTGATGCGGGGCTCAACATCAACCTGCTGTCTCTGGCCAAGGTCACGACCCAGGTGACGGTGATCGAGCCTCCGTCTATTGCCATCGGCGGCATCGGCGCCACGGCCTATAACGCACAGGTGCGTACCTTCATTCATGTGACGACCGATGCGGGGCTGCTCGGTTCACTGCTGGCTCCGCTACTCAAGCTCGACCTGCCGATCGTGCTCGACGCAGTGACAGGCACCGGCACGATCACCGACATGTGCACCCCCGCACTCCAGGACCCGGTGAGCGGCAAGGATCGGGTGAAGTTCCAGGTTACAAGCAAGATCGCGAACGTATGCGTGGGAAAAATCGCATCAACGGATCTGTTCTCCAAGTCGACTGTCTGCAGCTATCCGACGACGCTGAAGGACATGGAGCTCATCAATGTGCTGGGGCTACTCAAGGTGACCAATCACCTCGATCTTGGCGTGCTGCCTGGGCCCGACTCTCAACTGACACTCGCGGAAGGTGAGACCGGTACAACGCCAGTCAACAACCTGCAGGTGGGAACGCTGGTGGCGGACCTCGTAACCCAATTGACCAACTTGCTCTTCGGTGGGCCTGCGCCAACGGGAACCCCAAGTAGTGGAGATTTAGACAAAATTACCACCCAGATCTGGGACAACACAGTCAGTGTCTGTTCGGCGGATACGTCTTCCTGCCGCGCCCTGCGACTCGATCAGGCCCGTGCCGTCATCAACCAGAACTCACAAGCAAGCGGCTTACTCACAGGCTTGCTGAATGGGCTTGCTGGCCTGCTCACAAGTATTGCCAACCCATGTTCAGGCGTGATTCTTCTCGGCGGCGGTGATGTCAATGGGTGCAAGAGCATGATCAAAGACACCCTAAGCAAGACGACGGACGCCAATACGGGAGGGAAGGTTTCAAACGCACTTTCTGTCCTGGCCGGCCTGCTCAAACCCGTGCTCGACGCTGTCGGCAAATTGGTTCTCACCCCTCTCCTGACAAACGTACTCGGCATCAACCTCGGCCAGATCGACGTGAACCTGAAGTCGCTCGACTGCAAGGGCCTGCCCATGCTTGTGTATTGA
- a CDS encoding TadE/TadG family type IV pilus assembly protein: MSTGRRSNGSKGAVMRGRQHGVAAIEFAMVFIILFSVLYALVTFGAVFYLQQSVTRASEEGARAVGLLTPAPTAGDQRVKDAVYDSLANSLVVPASANSSVATRRSWIVTNVPVNVARSNPSGPGAYIRYDVTVSYPYSANQLLPKIPLVEQWMPTQLQSRTSAALRSS; encoded by the coding sequence GTGAGCACCGGGCGCCGTTCGAACGGCAGCAAGGGCGCGGTCATGCGCGGCCGGCAGCACGGCGTGGCCGCCATCGAGTTCGCGATGGTCTTCATCATTTTGTTCAGCGTGCTGTACGCGCTCGTGACCTTCGGGGCGGTGTTCTATCTGCAGCAGTCGGTCACGCGCGCATCGGAGGAGGGAGCGCGGGCCGTGGGCCTGCTGACGCCGGCGCCGACGGCAGGCGACCAGCGGGTCAAGGACGCCGTGTACGACTCGCTGGCCAACTCGCTCGTGGTGCCCGCATCGGCCAACAGCAGCGTGGCGACACGGCGCAGCTGGATCGTCACCAATGTTCCGGTGAACGTGGCCCGCAGCAACCCGAGCGGCCCAGGGGCCTACATCCGCTATGACGTCACCGTGAGCTATCCGTACAGCGCGAACCAGCTGCTGCCGAAGATTCCACTGGTGGAGCAGTGGATGCCCACCCAACTCCAAAGCCGGACGAGCGCCGCGCTTCGATCGTCCTGA
- a CDS encoding TadE/TadG family type IV pilus assembly protein has product MNTYRLRTRAHAQRGAYAVEFAMVFLISFSLLYGIISYGMLFAFRLGLQNAAEDGARAALRYQPTLPARATLAQTTATTSSSWMPATVTRSVSATVCGVVTNNCAAPTCGATWDTRCQMVVTVTATNLKLLLPPFPSFAMPDQIVGKASMLLDGRAP; this is encoded by the coding sequence ATGAACACCTATCGCCTTCGCACCCGAGCCCACGCCCAGCGCGGCGCGTACGCGGTCGAGTTCGCCATGGTGTTCCTGATCTCCTTCTCCTTGCTCTACGGAATCATCAGCTACGGCATGCTGTTCGCGTTTCGCCTGGGGCTGCAGAACGCGGCGGAAGACGGCGCGCGCGCAGCACTGCGCTACCAGCCCACCCTGCCAGCACGCGCCACCCTGGCCCAGACCACTGCCACGACAAGCAGCAGCTGGATGCCGGCCACCGTGACGCGCAGCGTCAGCGCCACCGTGTGCGGGGTGGTCACCAACAACTGCGCCGCCCCCACTTGTGGCGCCACCTGGGACACCCGTTGCCAGATGGTCGTGACCGTCACGGCCACCAACCTGAAGCTCCTGCTGCCGCCCTTTCCCAGCTTCGCCATGCCCGACCAGATCGTCGGCAAAGCCAGCATGCTTCTCGACGGGAGGGCGCCGTGA
- a CDS encoding DUF3613 domain-containing protein, protein MRKAHATRLAALSAAFGLTAALMAAAPSALAQQATPPKAPEPAAAPVPVPVPPQGQEEMAGAEGEFVYGSPQVGDATQDLLAWQRSGEIASVTPRPIAGEIASRSYQRYLKSFEFPIPESMGSIVKQTAVGGGAAPTK, encoded by the coding sequence ATGAGAAAAGCACACGCCACCCGTCTCGCCGCGCTGTCGGCCGCATTCGGCCTCACGGCCGCGCTGATGGCAGCCGCCCCCTCCGCGCTCGCACAGCAGGCGACGCCGCCCAAGGCGCCGGAACCTGCGGCGGCGCCAGTGCCCGTGCCCGTGCCGCCGCAGGGCCAGGAAGAAATGGCTGGGGCAGAAGGAGAGTTCGTGTACGGGTCGCCACAGGTGGGCGACGCCACGCAGGACCTGCTCGCATGGCAGCGCAGCGGCGAGATCGCATCCGTCACGCCGCGGCCCATTGCCGGCGAGATCGCGAGTCGCAGCTACCAACGCTATCTGAAGAGCTTCGAGTTCCCGATTCCGGAAAGCATGGGCTCGATCGTCAAGCAGACGGCGGTTGGCGGCGGCGCTGCGCCGACGAAGTAG
- a CDS encoding tetratricopeptide repeat protein, with protein MKTPALSKHAGLAGRVLACTAAAMAITGCGALKDQYAAAADAQQRASAEAAADTKAGAAVDTKATYLKLVEQMQKEGLWFASLAHIDALEQRWGVSPESTRMRADALRQTGQADLSEQAYKRLLGTPLESAGYRGLGLLAGARGSYPEAVQLLKQAQRLTPTDALLLSDLGYANLRAGQIADARLPLMQALQLRPDSTQAQSNLALYLEVTGQGEQANSLMEANRMSPAARAAVRDAAQQLRAGGAVPLAAAGAMPPLVAAVRPLPNTTKEPAREDPAPQQPPLMLKASRWSGTGGIRTASQRNPSTADAAVSLSPNSTSQGTP; from the coding sequence ATGAAAACACCAGCCCTTTCAAAGCACGCGGGCCTTGCTGGCCGCGTGCTGGCCTGCACCGCCGCTGCCATGGCCATCACCGGATGCGGCGCACTCAAGGACCAGTACGCAGCCGCTGCCGATGCGCAGCAGCGCGCGTCCGCCGAAGCTGCCGCCGACACCAAGGCCGGTGCCGCCGTCGACACCAAGGCAACCTACCTCAAGCTCGTCGAGCAGATGCAGAAGGAAGGCCTGTGGTTCGCATCGCTGGCGCACATCGACGCGCTCGAACAGCGCTGGGGCGTGTCGCCCGAGTCCACGCGCATGCGCGCCGACGCCCTGCGCCAGACCGGCCAGGCCGACTTGAGCGAGCAAGCCTACAAGCGCCTGCTGGGCACGCCGCTCGAAAGCGCCGGCTACCGCGGCCTCGGCCTGCTGGCAGGCGCGCGCGGCAGCTACCCCGAAGCCGTGCAGCTGTTGAAGCAGGCCCAGCGCCTGACACCGACCGATGCCCTGCTGCTCAGCGATCTGGGCTATGCCAACCTGCGCGCGGGACAGATCGCCGACGCCCGGCTGCCGCTGATGCAGGCGCTGCAGTTGCGCCCCGACAGCACCCAGGCCCAGTCCAACCTCGCGCTCTACCTCGAAGTCACAGGCCAGGGCGAGCAGGCGAACAGCCTGATGGAGGCCAACCGCATGTCCCCCGCTGCGCGCGCAGCAGTGCGGGACGCCGCGCAGCAACTGCGCGCGGGCGGCGCGGTGCCTCTCGCGGCCGCCGGCGCCATGCCGCCTCTTGTTGCGGCAGTGCGCCCGCTTCCCAACACCACCAAGGAACCGGCACGCGAAGACCCGGCGCCGCAGCAGCCTCCCCTGATGCTCAAGGCCTCGCGCTGGTCCGGCACGGGCGGCATCCGCACGGCCAGCCAGCGCAATCCGTCCACCGCGGATGCCGCGGTCTCCCTTTCGCCGAACTCGACCTCACAAGGCACCCCATGA